The following coding sequences are from one Halomicrobium zhouii window:
- a CDS encoding tyrosine--tRNA ligase, which translates to MDTAERFDLATRYTQEVVTEEELETLFADEDEPTAYIGYAPTGEMHIGHFTTMRKLADFLQAGVDVTVLIADLHAHLDDEKSPFDLLDARSAYYQEAIEGMIEAAGADPADISFVRGTDYQLDEEYTLEMYRMAAETTLARSQRAGSEVVREAESPNLGGLLYPLMQALDVDALDADIAYGGVDQRGIYMLAREILPDHGGEAPICIFAPLLSGLSGGKMSASDESSKVNLNDSPDDVVDKIQEAYCPMGEVEDNGVLEYLEYLVFPVLDERGEEFVVERPDEYGGDLVYGTYQDLEDDFVSEELHPADLKPAAGEYISEVIDPVRERLDAQPDLLAEAYPEKYADE; encoded by the coding sequence ATGGACACCGCCGAGCGTTTCGACCTGGCGACCCGGTACACGCAGGAGGTCGTCACCGAGGAGGAACTGGAGACGCTGTTCGCGGACGAGGACGAGCCGACGGCGTACATCGGCTACGCCCCCACCGGCGAGATGCACATCGGCCACTTCACGACGATGCGGAAGCTCGCCGACTTCCTGCAGGCCGGCGTCGACGTCACCGTGCTCATCGCCGACCTGCACGCCCACCTCGACGACGAGAAGAGCCCGTTCGACCTGCTCGACGCGCGCTCGGCGTACTACCAGGAGGCCATCGAGGGGATGATCGAGGCGGCCGGCGCCGACCCCGCCGATATCTCGTTCGTGCGCGGGACGGACTACCAGCTCGACGAGGAGTACACGCTGGAGATGTACCGCATGGCCGCGGAGACGACGCTCGCCCGCTCGCAACGCGCCGGCAGCGAGGTCGTCCGGGAGGCCGAGAGCCCGAACCTCGGTGGCCTGCTCTACCCGCTGATGCAGGCGCTCGACGTTGACGCGCTTGACGCCGACATCGCCTACGGCGGCGTCGACCAGCGCGGCATCTACATGCTCGCCCGGGAGATCCTGCCGGACCACGGCGGCGAGGCCCCCATCTGTATCTTCGCGCCGCTCCTGTCGGGGCTCTCCGGCGGCAAGATGAGCGCCTCGGACGAGTCTTCGAAGGTGAACCTCAACGACTCGCCCGACGACGTCGTCGACAAGATCCAGGAGGCCTACTGCCCGATGGGAGAGGTCGAAGACAACGGCGTCCTGGAGTACCTCGAGTACCTCGTCTTCCCCGTCCTCGACGAGCGCGGCGAGGAGTTCGTCGTCGAACGCCCCGACGAGTACGGTGGCGACCTCGTCTACGGGACCTACCAGGACCTCGAGGACGACTTCGTCAGCGAGGAACTCCACCCGGCGGACCTCAAGCCCGCTGCGGGCGAGTACATCTCCGAAGTCATCGACCCCGTCCGCGAGCGACTCGACGCCCAGCCGGACCTCCTCGCCGAGGCCTACCCCGAGAAGTACGCCGACGAGTGA